In Bubalus bubalis isolate 160015118507 breed Murrah chromosome 3, NDDB_SH_1, whole genome shotgun sequence, a genomic segment contains:
- the DUS1L gene encoding tRNA-dihydrouridine(16/17) synthase [NAD(P)(+)]-like isoform X3: MPKLEGFEFWSRTLGGARHVVAPMVDQSELAWRLLSRRHGAQLCYTPMLHAQVFVRDANYRKENLYCDVCPEDRPLIVQFCANDPEVFVQAALLAQDYCDAIDLNLGCPQMIAKRGHYGAFLQEEWDLLQRMILLAHEKLSVPVTCKIRVFPEIDKTVRYAQMLEKAGCQLLTVHGRTKEQKGPLSGTASWEHIKAVRKAVTIPVFANGNIQCLRDVERCIQDTGVQGVMSAEGNLHNPALFEGRSPAVWELAEEYLDIVRQHPCPLSLQVHQQLREELAKVKTLEGIAAVSQELKLRCQEDISRQKEGEKPSGGLPFFHWICQPYFRPGPKEGSKENGGARSKRALEEEEGTTDVLSKNKQKKKLRNPHKTFDPLLKPKYAKCDQCGNPKGNRCVFNLCRGCCKKRAFKETADCPGHGLLFKTKLERSLAWKGAQPRLQEPQQAGPGEPGGFTEVVGSALA, from the exons ATGCCAAAGCTGGAAGGCTTCGAGTTCTGGAGCCGCACCCTGGGGGGGGCCCGCCACGTGGTGGCCCCTATGGTGGACCAAAGTGAGCTGGCCTGGAGGCTGCTGAGCCGCCGACACGGGGCCCAACTGTGCTACACACCCATGCTGCATGCCCAGGTTTTTGTCCGCGATGCCAACTACCGCAAGGAGAACCTGTACTGCGATGTGTGCCCCGAGGACCGGCCTCTCATTGTACAG TTCTGTGCCAATGACCCAGAGGTGTTTGTCCAGGCAGCTCTCTTGGCTCAGGACTACTGTGATGCCATCGACCTGAATTTGGGCTGCCCACAGATGATCGCCAAACGAG GTCACTACGGCGCCTTCCTGCAGGAGGAGTGGGACCTGCTCCAGAGAATGA TTCTGCTAGCCCACGAAAAGCTTTCTGTTCCTGTCACCTGCAAGATCCGTGTCTTCCCAGAGATTGATAAGACCGTGAGATATGCCCAGATGCTGGAAAAGGCTGGCTGCCAG TTGCTGACTGTCCACGGGCGCACCAAGGAGCAGAAGGGGCCCCTGTCAGGCACCGCGTCCtgggagcacatcaaggctgtgcG GAAGGCGGTGACCATACCTGTGTTCGCCAACGGGAACATCCAGTGCCTGCGGGACGTGGAGCGCTGCATCCAGGACACGGGGGTGCAGGGGGTCATGAGTGCAG AGGGAAACCTGCACAACCCTGCCCTGTTTGAGGGCCGCAGCCCTGCCGTGTGGGAGCTGGCCGAGGAGTACCTGGACATCGTGCGGCAGCACCCCTGCCCCCTCTC GCTGCAGGTGCATCAGCAGCTTCGAGAGGAGCTCGCCAAAGTGAAGACCCTGGAGGGCATTGCTGCAGTGAGCCAGGAGCTAAAGCTGCGGTGTCAG GAGGATATATCCAggcagaaggagggagagaagccTTCAGGAGGCTTGCCTTTCTTTCACTGGATCTGCCAGCCCTACTTCCGGCCAGG GCCCAAGGAGGGGAGCAAGGAGAATGGGGGTGCCCGCAGCAAgcgggccctggaggaggaggagggcaccACGGATGTCTTATCCAAGAACAAGCAGAAGAAGAAGCTAAGGAACCCCCACAAGACCTTTGACCCCTTGCTGAAGC CAAAATACGCAAAGTGTGATCAGTGTGGAAACCCAAAG GGCAACAGGTGTGTGTTTAACCTATGCCGGGGCTGCTGCAAGAAGCGAGCTTTCAAAGAGACCGCTGACTGCCCAG GTCACGGACTGCTTTTTAAAACCAAATTGGAGAGGTCTCTGGCCTGGAAGGGTGCCCAGCCGCGGCTGCAAGAACCACAGCAGGCCGGGCCTGGAGAACCAGGTGGCTTCACTGAGGTTGTGGGCAGTGCCCTGGCCTAA
- the DUS1L gene encoding tRNA-dihydrouridine(16/17) synthase [NAD(P)(+)]-like isoform X1: MPKLEGFEFWSRTLGGARHVVAPMVDQSELAWRLLSRRHGAQLCYTPMLHAQVFVRDANYRKENLYCDVCPEDRPLIVQFCANDPEVFVQAALLAQDYCDAIDLNLGCPQMIAKRGHYGAFLQEEWDLLQRMILLAHEKLSVPVTCKIRVFPEIDKTVRYAQMLEKAGCQLLTVHGRTKEQKGPLSGTASWEHIKAVRKAVTIPVFANGNIQCLRDVERCIQDTGVQGVMSAEGNLHNPALFEGRSPAVWELAEEYLDIVRQHPCPLSYVRAHLFKLWHHTLQVHQQLREELAKVKTLEGIAAVSQELKLRCQEDISRQKEGEKPSGGLPFFHWICQPYFRPGPKEGSKENGGARSKRALEEEEGTTDVLSKNKQKKKLRNPHKTFDPLLKPKYAKCDQCGNPKGNRCVFNLCRGCCKKRAFKETADCPGHGLLFKTKLERSLAWKGAQPRLQEPQQAGPGEPGGFTEVVGSALA, from the exons ATGCCAAAGCTGGAAGGCTTCGAGTTCTGGAGCCGCACCCTGGGGGGGGCCCGCCACGTGGTGGCCCCTATGGTGGACCAAAGTGAGCTGGCCTGGAGGCTGCTGAGCCGCCGACACGGGGCCCAACTGTGCTACACACCCATGCTGCATGCCCAGGTTTTTGTCCGCGATGCCAACTACCGCAAGGAGAACCTGTACTGCGATGTGTGCCCCGAGGACCGGCCTCTCATTGTACAG TTCTGTGCCAATGACCCAGAGGTGTTTGTCCAGGCAGCTCTCTTGGCTCAGGACTACTGTGATGCCATCGACCTGAATTTGGGCTGCCCACAGATGATCGCCAAACGAG GTCACTACGGCGCCTTCCTGCAGGAGGAGTGGGACCTGCTCCAGAGAATGA TTCTGCTAGCCCACGAAAAGCTTTCTGTTCCTGTCACCTGCAAGATCCGTGTCTTCCCAGAGATTGATAAGACCGTGAGATATGCCCAGATGCTGGAAAAGGCTGGCTGCCAG TTGCTGACTGTCCACGGGCGCACCAAGGAGCAGAAGGGGCCCCTGTCAGGCACCGCGTCCtgggagcacatcaaggctgtgcG GAAGGCGGTGACCATACCTGTGTTCGCCAACGGGAACATCCAGTGCCTGCGGGACGTGGAGCGCTGCATCCAGGACACGGGGGTGCAGGGGGTCATGAGTGCAG AGGGAAACCTGCACAACCCTGCCCTGTTTGAGGGCCGCAGCCCTGCCGTGTGGGAGCTGGCCGAGGAGTACCTGGACATCGTGCGGCAGCACCCCTGCCCCCTCTCGTACGTCCGGGCCCATCTCTTTAAGCTGTGGCACCACAC GCTGCAGGTGCATCAGCAGCTTCGAGAGGAGCTCGCCAAAGTGAAGACCCTGGAGGGCATTGCTGCAGTGAGCCAGGAGCTAAAGCTGCGGTGTCAG GAGGATATATCCAggcagaaggagggagagaagccTTCAGGAGGCTTGCCTTTCTTTCACTGGATCTGCCAGCCCTACTTCCGGCCAGG GCCCAAGGAGGGGAGCAAGGAGAATGGGGGTGCCCGCAGCAAgcgggccctggaggaggaggagggcaccACGGATGTCTTATCCAAGAACAAGCAGAAGAAGAAGCTAAGGAACCCCCACAAGACCTTTGACCCCTTGCTGAAGC CAAAATACGCAAAGTGTGATCAGTGTGGAAACCCAAAG GGCAACAGGTGTGTGTTTAACCTATGCCGGGGCTGCTGCAAGAAGCGAGCTTTCAAAGAGACCGCTGACTGCCCAG GTCACGGACTGCTTTTTAAAACCAAATTGGAGAGGTCTCTGGCCTGGAAGGGTGCCCAGCCGCGGCTGCAAGAACCACAGCAGGCCGGGCCTGGAGAACCAGGTGGCTTCACTGAGGTTGTGGGCAGTGCCCTGGCCTAA
- the DUS1L gene encoding tRNA-dihydrouridine(16/17) synthase [NAD(P)(+)]-like isoform X2 → MPKLEGFEFWSRTLGGARHVVAPMVDQSELAWRLLSRRHGAQLCYTPMLHAQVFVRDANYRKENLYCDVCPEDRPLIVQAALLAQDYCDAIDLNLGCPQMIAKRGHYGAFLQEEWDLLQRMILLAHEKLSVPVTCKIRVFPEIDKTVRYAQMLEKAGCQLLTVHGRTKEQKGPLSGTASWEHIKAVRKAVTIPVFANGNIQCLRDVERCIQDTGVQGVMSAEGNLHNPALFEGRSPAVWELAEEYLDIVRQHPCPLSYVRAHLFKLWHHTLQVHQQLREELAKVKTLEGIAAVSQELKLRCQEDISRQKEGEKPSGGLPFFHWICQPYFRPGPKEGSKENGGARSKRALEEEEGTTDVLSKNKQKKKLRNPHKTFDPLLKPKYAKCDQCGNPKGNRCVFNLCRGCCKKRAFKETADCPGHGLLFKTKLERSLAWKGAQPRLQEPQQAGPGEPGGFTEVVGSALA, encoded by the exons ATGCCAAAGCTGGAAGGCTTCGAGTTCTGGAGCCGCACCCTGGGGGGGGCCCGCCACGTGGTGGCCCCTATGGTGGACCAAAGTGAGCTGGCCTGGAGGCTGCTGAGCCGCCGACACGGGGCCCAACTGTGCTACACACCCATGCTGCATGCCCAGGTTTTTGTCCGCGATGCCAACTACCGCAAGGAGAACCTGTACTGCGATGTGTGCCCCGAGGACCGGCCTCTCATTGTACAG GCAGCTCTCTTGGCTCAGGACTACTGTGATGCCATCGACCTGAATTTGGGCTGCCCACAGATGATCGCCAAACGAG GTCACTACGGCGCCTTCCTGCAGGAGGAGTGGGACCTGCTCCAGAGAATGA TTCTGCTAGCCCACGAAAAGCTTTCTGTTCCTGTCACCTGCAAGATCCGTGTCTTCCCAGAGATTGATAAGACCGTGAGATATGCCCAGATGCTGGAAAAGGCTGGCTGCCAG TTGCTGACTGTCCACGGGCGCACCAAGGAGCAGAAGGGGCCCCTGTCAGGCACCGCGTCCtgggagcacatcaaggctgtgcG GAAGGCGGTGACCATACCTGTGTTCGCCAACGGGAACATCCAGTGCCTGCGGGACGTGGAGCGCTGCATCCAGGACACGGGGGTGCAGGGGGTCATGAGTGCAG AGGGAAACCTGCACAACCCTGCCCTGTTTGAGGGCCGCAGCCCTGCCGTGTGGGAGCTGGCCGAGGAGTACCTGGACATCGTGCGGCAGCACCCCTGCCCCCTCTCGTACGTCCGGGCCCATCTCTTTAAGCTGTGGCACCACAC GCTGCAGGTGCATCAGCAGCTTCGAGAGGAGCTCGCCAAAGTGAAGACCCTGGAGGGCATTGCTGCAGTGAGCCAGGAGCTAAAGCTGCGGTGTCAG GAGGATATATCCAggcagaaggagggagagaagccTTCAGGAGGCTTGCCTTTCTTTCACTGGATCTGCCAGCCCTACTTCCGGCCAGG GCCCAAGGAGGGGAGCAAGGAGAATGGGGGTGCCCGCAGCAAgcgggccctggaggaggaggagggcaccACGGATGTCTTATCCAAGAACAAGCAGAAGAAGAAGCTAAGGAACCCCCACAAGACCTTTGACCCCTTGCTGAAGC CAAAATACGCAAAGTGTGATCAGTGTGGAAACCCAAAG GGCAACAGGTGTGTGTTTAACCTATGCCGGGGCTGCTGCAAGAAGCGAGCTTTCAAAGAGACCGCTGACTGCCCAG GTCACGGACTGCTTTTTAAAACCAAATTGGAGAGGTCTCTGGCCTGGAAGGGTGCCCAGCCGCGGCTGCAAGAACCACAGCAGGCCGGGCCTGGAGAACCAGGTGGCTTCACTGAGGTTGTGGGCAGTGCCCTGGCCTAA